In a genomic window of Gossypium arboreum isolate Shixiya-1 chromosome 9, ASM2569848v2, whole genome shotgun sequence:
- the LOC108454433 gene encoding protein Dr1 homolog, translating to MEPMDIVGKSKEDASLPKATMTKIIKEMLPPDVRVARDTQDLLIECCVEFINLISSESNEVCNREEKRTIAPEHVLKALEVLGFGEYIEEVYAAYEQHKIETMHDSLKGGKWSNGAEMTEEEAAAEQQRMFAEARARMNGGAVVPKQPESDPSLES from the exons ATGGAGCCGATGGATATCGTAGGGAAGTCGAAGGAGGACGCTTCGCTTCCCAAag CAACAATGACCAAAATTATAAAGGAAATGTTACCGCCAGATGTACGCGTTGCAAGAGATACTCAAGATCTTTTGATTGAGTGCTGTGTAG AGTTTATCAATCTCATTTCATCAGAATCCAATGAAGTTTGTAACAGAGAGGAGAAGCGGACCATAGCACCTGAGCATGTACTCAAGGCTCTAGAG GTTCTTGGGTTTGGAGAATACATTGAGGAGGTCTACGCTGCTTATGAGCAACACAAGATCGAGACCATG CATGACTCTTTGAAAGGAGGCAAATGGAGCAACGGAGCAGAGATGACTGAAGAGGAAGCGGCAGCTGAGCAGCAGAGGATGTTTGCTGAAGCACGAGCAAGAATGAATGGTGGGGCTGTTGTCCCGAAGCAACCCGAATCTGACCCAAGTTTAGAGAGCTAA
- the LOC108454498 gene encoding probable serine/threonine-protein kinase WNK3, with amino-acid sequence MVQDTMSDQEQDDPDAEFVEIDPTGRYGRYKEVLGRGAFKKVYRAFDELEGIEVAWNQVKITDLLRNSEDLERLYSEVHLLKTLKHKNIIKFYNSWVDTKNEHINFITEIFTSGTLRQYRKKHKHVDLRALKKWSRQILEGLLYLHGHDPPVIHRDLKCDNIFVNGNQGEVKIGDLGLAAILRQARAAHSVIGTPEFMAPELYEEEYNELVDIYAFGMCLLELVTFEYPYVECANAAQIFKKVTSGIKPASLAKVTDPGVKLFIEKCIAKASERLSAKELLRDPFLQPVEENDNVGRSLRLNPKTSDSTTEDLQSETSLDVRVQGLTKDLNTIFLKLRIADSTGQVRNIHFPFDIEADTAIAVASEMVEELDLTDQDVLTIATMIESKIQSHIPDWISRESPSNSIGEIAYSDISESKGDGSLMAHEPTSSRGRLSLERLPSGRRYWSDSPNAAGGFSPSKFGFSNVRSADNWAEHYEQSHDCYEGGANINRGTSLDQVANEVSHHSGRGDDDGLGKDENQPADMQSSVSGNNNLHDNNGTHSSREKCKLLKDTESEVKVITENLESLLVKQQLELDELKNKHRLTVSDLLNELPPEILEKVLATCKLKIPKYDIQDATNH; translated from the exons ATGGTGCAGGATACAATGTCCGATCAAGAACAAGATGATCCCGATGCAGAGTTCGTCGAAATTGATCCAACGGGTCGTTATGGTCGG TACAAGGAGGTTTTAGGAAGAGGAGCTTTCAAAAAAGT ATACAGAGCATTTGATGAACTGGAAGGTATAGAAGTGGCATGGAATCAGGTTAAGATTACCGATTTATTGCGAAATTCGGAAGATTTGGAGCGTTTATATTCTGAAGTTCATTTGCTTAAAACATTGAAGCACAAGAATATAATTAAGTTTTACAATTCATGGGTTGATACTAAAAACGAACATATCAACTTCATCACGGAGATTTTTACTTCGGGAACACTGCGGCA GTATAGGAAGAAGCATAAGCATGTTGATTTGAGGGCATTGAAGAAATGGTCTAGGCAGATCTTAGAGGGTCTTCTTTATCTTCACGGTCATGACCCCCCGGTGATTCACCGGGATCTGAAATGTGATAACATCTTCGTGAATGGCAACCAAGGTGAGGTGAAGATCGGGGATCTAGGGTTGGCTGCTATTCTTCGCCAGGCTCGTGCAGCACATAGTGTTATTG GTACACCAGAGTTTATGGCACCCGAACTCTATGAGGAGGAATACAACGAGCTTGTAGATATTTACGCTTTTGGCATGTGTTTGCTGGAGTTAGTGACATTTGAGTATCCATACGTTGAATGTGCTAATGCTGCTCAAATATTCAAGAAGGTGACATCG GGAATAAAGCCTGCATCGTTGGCAAAAGTGACTGATCCTGGCGTAAAGTTATTTATTGAAAAATGTATAGCTAAAGCTTCTGAACGGTTGTCTGCCAAGGAACTTTTACGGGACCCATTTCTCCAACCTGTTGAGGAAAATGACAATGTAGGTCGTTCTTTACGACTTAATCCCAAAACTTCAG ATAGCACCACTGAGGATCTTCAATCTGAGACGAGTCTAGATGTTAGAGTGCAAGGTCTGACGAAAGACCTTAACACGATATTTCTTAAACTAAGGATAGCAGATTCAACAG GTCAAGTTCGCAACATCCACTTCCCATTTGATATCGAAGCCGATACAGCAATTGCTGTTGctagtgaaatggttgaggagTTGGACTTAACAGATCAAGATGTTCTGACAATTGCCACAATGATTGAATCTAAAATTCAATCCCACATTCCTGATTGGATTTCCCGAGAAAGTCCTAGCAATAGTATTGGAGAAATTGCATATTCCGATATCTCTGAAAGTAAGGGTGATGGATCTCTGATGGCTCATGAACCAACCTCATCTCGAGGTCGTCTTTCACTAGAGAGATTGCCATCAGGTCGACGATACTGGTCCGACTCACCCAATGCAGCTGGTGGATTCTCTCCGTCCAAGTTTGGGTTCTCAAATGTCCGGTCTGCGGATAACTGGGCTGAACATTATGAGCAATCTCATGATTGTTATGAAGGCGGAGCTAACATAAACAGGGGTACTTCGCTTGATCAAGTGGCAAATGAGGTCTCACATCACAGTGGCAGAGGAGACGATGATGGCCTCGGGAAAGATGAAAACCAACCTGCTGACATGCAATCGAGTGTGTCCGGGAACAACAACCTTCATGACAATAACGGAACACATTCATCAAGAGAGAAGTGTAAGCTATTAAAGGACACTGAATCAGAAGTGAAGGTAATAACTGAAAATCTCGAGTCCTTGTTAGTAAAGCAGCAACTAGAGTTAGATGAGCTGAAGAATAAGCACCGGTTAACTGTATCTGACCTTCTGAATGAACTTCCTCCGGAAATCCTTGAAAAGGTTTTGGCTACGTGTAAGCTTAAGATTCCCAAATATGATATCCAAGATGCAACAAACCACTAA
- the LOC128280904 gene encoding protein MHF2 homolog, producing the protein MERRRRKCKIEEQIQIDSAIDKNETPIFEPDLIRAIFKQIWIRKAQEREGIGFQNTDAMDSEIGAGTSKKIRPTFANPNALKLSCELLRIFITETVQRAATIAEAEGGTKIEAIHLERVLPQLFVDF; encoded by the exons ATGGAGAGAAGACGACGAAAATGCAAAATCGAGGAACAAATTCAAATCGATTCCGCCATTGATAAAAACGAAACTCCAATTTTTGAACCA GATTTGATTAGAGCCATTTTCAAGCAGATTTGGATCAGAAAAGCTCAAG AGCGTGAAGGAATCGGATTTCAAAACACCGACGCCATGGATTCCGAG attggAGCTGGAACATCTAAGAAGATTCGACCCACATTCG CTAATCCGAATGCTCTAAAGCTGAGCTGCGAACTTCTTCGAATTTTTATTAcag AGACTGTACAACGAGCTGCTACGATTGCTGAAGCAGAAGGTGGTACTAAGATTGAAGCAATTCATTTAGAAAGAGTTCTTCCCCAGTTATTTGTTGATTTTTAA
- the LOC108457349 gene encoding uncharacterized protein LOC108457349 isoform X2 produces MGGVTSSMAAKFAFFPPSPPSYKLIKDEETGILVLDPFPHRENVDVLRLPTRRGNEIVAVYVRHPMATSTLLYSHGNAADIGQMYDYSGYGQSSGKPSEQNTYADIEAAYKCLEENYGAKQENIILYGQSVGSGPTVDLATRLPRLRAVVLHSPLLSGLRVMYPVKRSYWFDIYKNIDKISLVKCPVLIIHGTNDDVVDCSHGKQLWELCQEKYEPLWVKGGNHCDLELYPDYIRHLKKFISTVEKSPSRRNASRKSTDGIEQSRQSTEYFEAPRRSIDRREKPRKSTDTRDKPRKSTDTREKPRKSIDRPEKLKVHEHNKFNNMDKLEKLRTSLDQMERMERSRRSVEYHEKSRRSVDLQLEKGRKSVDWIDRIPAV; encoded by the exons ATGGGTGGGGTGACGTCATCAATGGCTGCTAAGTTTGCCTTTTTCCCACCCAGTCCGCCTTCATACAAGTTAATTAAGGATGAAGAGACTGGGATTTTGGTGTTGGACCCTTTCCCCCACCGCGAAAACGTCGACGTTTTGCGTCTCCCTACTCGCCGTGGCAATGAAATCGTGGCCGTTTACGTTAGGCACCCCATGGCTACGTCGACCCTGCTTTATTCTCATGGGAACGCCGCTGATATTGGCCAAAT GTACGACTACTCTGGCTATGGACAATCATCGGGAAAG CCAAGTGAGCAGAATACGTATGCAGATATCGAAGCTGCATACAAGTGTCTTGAAGAGAATTATGGTGCCAAGCAAGAAAATATCATCCTGTATGGTCAGTCTGTCGGAAGTGGCCCTACTGTGGATCTCGCTACTCGTTTACCTCGATTAAGAGCTGTTGTTCTGCATAGTCCTCTATTATCCGGGTTAAGAGTCATGTATCCTGTTAAACGCTCTTACTGGTTTGACATCTACAAG AATATCGACAAAATCTCATTGGTGAAGTGTCCTGTGCTGATAATCCAT GGAACTAATGATGACGTTGTTGACTGCTCTCATGGGAAGCAACTTTGGGAACTGTGCCAAGAAAAATACGAACCGTTATGGGTGAAAGGAGGAAATCACTGTGATTTGGAACTGTACCCGGATTATATTAGGCATCTCAAGAAATTCATCTCAACAGTTGAGAAGTCACCTTCTCGAAGAAATGCTTCTCGGAAAAGTACAGATGGTATTGAACAGTCTAGGCAAAGTACTGAATATTTTGAGGCTCCGAGAAGAAGTATCGACCGCAGGGAGAAACCAAGGAAAAGCACCGATACCCGGGACAAGCCAAGGAAAAGCACCGATACCCGGGAAAAACCAAGGAAAAGCATCGATAGGCCTGAAAAGCTGAAAGTTCATGAGCACAACAAATTCAATAACATGGACAAGCTTGAAAAGCTTAGAACATCACTAGACCAGATGGAAAGGATGGAGAGATCACGTCGAAGTGTGGAATACCACGAGAAATCTCGGAGAAGCGTCGACCTTCAGCTAGAGAAAGGAAGGAAGAGTGTTGATTGGATAGATAGAATTCCAGCAGTTTAG
- the LOC108457349 gene encoding uncharacterized protein LOC108457349 isoform X1, whose product MGGVTSSMAAKFAFFPPSPPSYKLIKDEETGILVLDPFPHRENVDVLRLPTRRGNEIVAVYVRHPMATSTLLYSHGNAADIGQMYELFIELSIHLRVNLMGYDYSGYGQSSGKPSEQNTYADIEAAYKCLEENYGAKQENIILYGQSVGSGPTVDLATRLPRLRAVVLHSPLLSGLRVMYPVKRSYWFDIYKNIDKISLVKCPVLIIHGTNDDVVDCSHGKQLWELCQEKYEPLWVKGGNHCDLELYPDYIRHLKKFISTVEKSPSRRNASRKSTDGIEQSRQSTEYFEAPRRSIDRREKPRKSTDTRDKPRKSTDTREKPRKSIDRPEKLKVHEHNKFNNMDKLEKLRTSLDQMERMERSRRSVEYHEKSRRSVDLQLEKGRKSVDWIDRIPAV is encoded by the exons ATGGGTGGGGTGACGTCATCAATGGCTGCTAAGTTTGCCTTTTTCCCACCCAGTCCGCCTTCATACAAGTTAATTAAGGATGAAGAGACTGGGATTTTGGTGTTGGACCCTTTCCCCCACCGCGAAAACGTCGACGTTTTGCGTCTCCCTACTCGCCGTGGCAATGAAATCGTGGCCGTTTACGTTAGGCACCCCATGGCTACGTCGACCCTGCTTTATTCTCATGGGAACGCCGCTGATATTGGCCAAATGTATGAACTTTTCATCGAACTCAGCATCCACTTGAGAGTCAATCTCATGGG GTACGACTACTCTGGCTATGGACAATCATCGGGAAAG CCAAGTGAGCAGAATACGTATGCAGATATCGAAGCTGCATACAAGTGTCTTGAAGAGAATTATGGTGCCAAGCAAGAAAATATCATCCTGTATGGTCAGTCTGTCGGAAGTGGCCCTACTGTGGATCTCGCTACTCGTTTACCTCGATTAAGAGCTGTTGTTCTGCATAGTCCTCTATTATCCGGGTTAAGAGTCATGTATCCTGTTAAACGCTCTTACTGGTTTGACATCTACAAG AATATCGACAAAATCTCATTGGTGAAGTGTCCTGTGCTGATAATCCAT GGAACTAATGATGACGTTGTTGACTGCTCTCATGGGAAGCAACTTTGGGAACTGTGCCAAGAAAAATACGAACCGTTATGGGTGAAAGGAGGAAATCACTGTGATTTGGAACTGTACCCGGATTATATTAGGCATCTCAAGAAATTCATCTCAACAGTTGAGAAGTCACCTTCTCGAAGAAATGCTTCTCGGAAAAGTACAGATGGTATTGAACAGTCTAGGCAAAGTACTGAATATTTTGAGGCTCCGAGAAGAAGTATCGACCGCAGGGAGAAACCAAGGAAAAGCACCGATACCCGGGACAAGCCAAGGAAAAGCACCGATACCCGGGAAAAACCAAGGAAAAGCATCGATAGGCCTGAAAAGCTGAAAGTTCATGAGCACAACAAATTCAATAACATGGACAAGCTTGAAAAGCTTAGAACATCACTAGACCAGATGGAAAGGATGGAGAGATCACGTCGAAGTGTGGAATACCACGAGAAATCTCGGAGAAGCGTCGACCTTCAGCTAGAGAAAGGAAGGAAGAGTGTTGATTGGATAGATAGAATTCCAGCAGTTTAG
- the LOC108457348 gene encoding autophagy-related protein 16-like: MSREVLAREAINHAFKALKKRHLIEEGAHAPAYIALSRPIISQGSEWKEKAENLEMELQQCYKAQSRLSEQLVVEVAESRALKASLQEKEMAIAELEKELNQTRDECSQLKTDLEEKIRALELLMVEHQELKAQLEQMAIKAKNAEAENKMLVDRWMLQKMQDAERLNEANALYEDIIERLKASGLEKLAREQVDGIVRRSEDGAEFFAESTVPSVCSHRINAHEGGCASILFEYNSGKLISGGQDRSVKMWDTGTGSLTHNFSGCLGSVLDLAITHDNRFVIAASSSNNLFVWDVSSGRIRHTLTGHTDKVCAVDVSKVSSRHVVSAAYDRTIKVWDLQKGYCTNTIIFHSNCNALCFSTDGLTICSGHVDGNLRLWDIRTGKLLSEVAAHSLPITSISLSRNGNVVLTSGRDNVHNLFDVRSLEACGTFRATGNRVASNWSRSCISPDDNYIAAGSADGSICIWSISKADIVSTLKEHTAPVLSCTWSGLGKPLASADKNGIVCTWT; this comes from the exons AT GTCGCGAGAGGTTTTAGCGAGGGAAGCTATAAACCACGCTTTTAAGGCGCTAAAGAAACGGCATTTAATTGAAGAAGGAGCTCATGCTCCTGCTTATATTGCTCTTTCCAGGCCTATCATCTCCCAG GGTTCGGAATGGAAAGAGAAAGCAGAAAACTTGGAAATGGAACTTCAACAATGTTACAAAGCACAGTCTAGATTGTCCGAGCAACTAGTGGTTGAAGTAGCTGAATCTCGAGCTTTAAAAGCTTCTCTACAAGAGAAAGAAATGGCTATTGCCGAATTGGAGAAGGAATTGAACCAAACCAG GGATGAGTGCTCTCAGCTAAAGACAGATTTAGAAGAAAAAATTCGAGCTTTGGAATTGTTGATGGTCGAGCATCAAGAACTGAAAGCTCAATTAGAACAAATGGCTATTAAAGCTAAAAACGCAGAGGCTGAAAATAAGATGTTAGTTGATCGTTGGATGCTTCAAAAAATGCAGGATGCTGAACGGCTTAACGAG gCAAATGCGCTTTACGAAGATATAATTGAGCGGCTAAAGGCCAGTGGTTTAGAAAAACTTGCCCGAGAACAAGTGGATGGTATTGTCCGTAGAAGCGAAGACGGTGCTGAGTTCTTTGCGGAATCAACCGTTCCTTCTGTTTGCTCACACAGGATCAATGCACATGAAGGTGGTTGTGCTTCCATACTGTTTGAGTACAATTCCGGCAAATTGATCAGTGGGGGACAGGATCGATCGGTCAAAATGTGGGACACCGGTACCGGATCTTTAACCCATAACTTTTCCGGTTGCCTTGGTTCTGTCCTTGATCTTGCAATTACTCATGACAATAGATTCGTAATAGCAGCAAGTAGTTCAAACAACTTGTTTGTATGGGATGTCAGCTCGGGACGGATCCGACATACTCTCACAGGTCACACAGATAAAGTCTGTGCCGTAGATGTAAGCAAAGTTTCGAGTCGTCATGTCGTGAGTGCTGCTTATGATCGAACGATAAAAGTGTGGGATCTGCAGAAAGGTTACTGCACCAACACGATAATTTTCCACAGCAACTGCAATGCACTTTGCTTCAGCACAGATGGACTGACTATATGCTCAGGTCATGTCGACGGGAATCTCCGTTTATGGGACATTCGGACCGGAAAATTACTTAGCGAAGTCGCGGCACATTCACTTCCCATCACATCTATCTCTCTGTCCCGAAACGGAAATGTCGTATTAACGAGTGGTAGGGATAATGTGCATAATTTATTCGATGTACGATCTTTGGAAGCTTGTGGTACATTCAGAGCAACCGGAAATAGGGTAGCATCAAATTGGAGTCGCTCGTGTATTAGTCCGGATGACAATTATATTGCTGCTGGGTCTGCTGATGGATCCATATGCATTTGGTCGATATCGAAAGCCGACATAGTAAGCACTTTGAAGGAACATACTGCACCTGTTCTGTCTTGTACATGGAGTGGACTTGGAAAACCATTAGCCTCTGCAGATAAGAATGGGATTGTCTGTACTTGGACATGA